A window of Microbacterium luteolum contains these coding sequences:
- the alaS gene encoding alanine--tRNA ligase — MKTAEIAQRYLDFFEKNDHVIVPSASLVSDDPSLLFTVAGMVPMIPYLTGVVPAPHPRIADVQKCIRTNDIEEVGRTARHGTFFQMLGNWSFGDYFKEGAIRYAWELLTSSEADGGYGFDEKDLWVTVYETDDEAEAIWRDIIGLKPERIQRLGRADNYWNTGQPGPGGPDSEIFFDRGPAFGKDGGPAADDSRFLEIWNLVFMQDFIENIRSKTEFDIVGELPMKNIDTGMGLERVAFLKQGVDNMYETDQVRPVLDRAVELSGRRYGASHEDDVRFRVIADHVRSSLMLLSDGVRPSNEGRGYILRRLMRRTVRAMRLLGVDEPVFPELFATSRDAMKSAYPVLEKDWSTLSASAVAEEETFRRTLVSGSTILDLALDQTKKGGGTTLSGPEAFLLHDTYGFPIDLTLEVAEEAGLDVDRAAFDSLMQEQRQRAKADARNRKRQLADVSVYRDLRALGETGFDGYTALEVESRILGLLVDGAVVRSASEGQIAEVVLAETTLYAESGGQVADKGTIVGPGFELEVLDVQRPVPGLISHTVEVTRGTVAVDDAATTVVDAANRRAARQAHSATHLVHAALRDTLGNTATQAGSLNRAGYMRFDFSWSQALSTETRSEIEEITNRAVQDALEVTTRIVSLDEAKEAGAMALFGEKYGDVVRMVDIGGPWSRELCAGTHVSSSAEIGLVSVVGESSVGASNRRIEALVGADAFRELAAERALVSQLTASLKTPREQLPERIADLASSLKAAEKRIAQFEAKERAGQVPAIADAAQRVGAFLVAAQSLGEVASADDVRELVLGVRDRLGSEAAVVALGAVVGGRPVVVVATNDAARTAGAKAGVLAKRAAGVLGGGGGGRDDVAQGGGADASALPAALESVSQELHAA, encoded by the coding sequence ATGAAAACTGCGGAGATCGCGCAGCGTTACCTCGACTTCTTCGAGAAGAACGACCATGTCATCGTCCCGTCGGCCTCTCTGGTCAGTGACGATCCCTCCCTGCTGTTCACGGTCGCAGGCATGGTGCCGATGATCCCGTATCTGACCGGTGTGGTGCCTGCTCCCCACCCGCGGATCGCCGACGTGCAGAAGTGCATCCGCACCAACGACATCGAAGAGGTCGGCCGCACTGCGCGCCATGGCACGTTCTTCCAGATGCTCGGCAACTGGTCGTTCGGCGACTACTTCAAGGAAGGCGCCATCCGGTACGCCTGGGAGCTCCTGACGAGTTCCGAGGCCGACGGCGGCTACGGCTTCGACGAGAAGGACCTCTGGGTCACCGTCTACGAGACGGATGACGAAGCCGAAGCGATCTGGCGCGACATCATCGGCTTGAAGCCGGAGCGCATCCAGCGCCTCGGCCGCGCCGACAACTACTGGAACACCGGTCAGCCCGGCCCCGGCGGTCCCGACTCGGAGATCTTCTTCGACCGGGGTCCGGCCTTCGGCAAGGATGGCGGGCCCGCGGCCGACGACTCGAGGTTCCTCGAGATCTGGAACCTCGTGTTCATGCAGGACTTCATCGAGAACATCCGCAGCAAGACCGAGTTCGACATCGTCGGCGAACTGCCGATGAAGAACATCGACACCGGCATGGGTCTCGAGCGCGTCGCGTTCCTCAAGCAGGGCGTCGACAACATGTACGAGACCGATCAGGTGCGACCGGTGCTGGACCGTGCGGTCGAGCTCTCGGGCCGTCGCTACGGCGCGTCCCACGAGGACGACGTGCGCTTCCGCGTGATCGCCGATCACGTGCGCTCGTCGCTCATGCTGCTCTCCGACGGCGTGCGCCCGTCGAACGAGGGCCGCGGCTACATCCTTCGGCGTCTCATGCGGCGCACGGTGCGCGCGATGCGTCTGCTCGGCGTCGACGAGCCCGTGTTCCCGGAGCTCTTCGCGACGTCGCGAGACGCGATGAAGTCGGCCTACCCCGTGCTCGAGAAGGACTGGTCGACGCTCTCCGCATCCGCCGTCGCCGAGGAGGAGACCTTCCGTCGCACGCTCGTCTCGGGATCGACCATCCTCGACCTGGCACTCGACCAGACGAAGAAGGGCGGCGGCACGACGCTCAGCGGCCCCGAGGCTTTCCTGCTGCACGACACGTACGGCTTCCCGATCGACCTCACGCTCGAGGTCGCCGAGGAGGCAGGTCTCGACGTCGACCGCGCGGCCTTCGACTCGCTCATGCAGGAGCAGCGTCAGCGCGCGAAGGCCGACGCCCGCAACCGCAAGCGCCAGCTCGCCGACGTCTCGGTCTACCGCGACCTCCGCGCGCTCGGCGAGACCGGCTTCGACGGCTACACCGCCCTCGAGGTCGAGTCGCGCATCCTCGGCCTCCTGGTCGACGGGGCCGTCGTGCGCAGCGCATCCGAGGGGCAGATCGCCGAGGTGGTCCTGGCCGAGACGACTCTCTACGCGGAGTCCGGCGGCCAGGTCGCCGACAAGGGCACGATCGTCGGACCCGGCTTCGAGCTCGAGGTGCTCGACGTGCAGCGTCCGGTTCCGGGTCTGATCAGCCACACGGTCGAGGTCACGCGCGGCACCGTGGCGGTGGATGACGCCGCGACGACCGTCGTGGATGCCGCGAACCGCCGCGCTGCGCGCCAGGCGCACTCGGCCACGCACCTCGTGCACGCCGCGCTGCGCGACACGCTCGGCAACACGGCGACGCAGGCGGGATCGCTGAACCGCGCCGGCTACATGCGCTTCGACTTCTCGTGGTCGCAGGCGCTGTCGACCGAGACGCGCTCGGAGATCGAGGAGATCACGAACCGCGCCGTGCAGGATGCCCTCGAGGTCACCACGCGCATCGTGTCTCTCGACGAGGCGAAGGAGGCCGGAGCGATGGCCCTCTTCGGCGAGAAGTACGGCGACGTGGTGCGCATGGTCGACATCGGCGGCCCGTGGTCCCGCGAGCTCTGCGCCGGCACGCACGTCAGCTCCAGCGCCGAGATCGGTCTGGTCAGTGTCGTCGGCGAATCCTCCGTCGGCGCATCCAACCGTCGTATCGAAGCCTTGGTCGGTGCGGACGCGTTCCGCGAGCTGGCGGCGGAGCGGGCGCTCGTGTCGCAGCTCACCGCGTCGTTGAAGACGCCTCGCGAACAGCTGCCGGAGCGGATCGCCGATCTCGCGTCGAGCCTCAAGGCCGCCGAGAAGCGCATCGCGCAGTTCGAGGCCAAGGAGCGCGCGGGGCAGGTCCCGGCCATCGCGGACGCCGCGCAGCGGGTCGGCGCCTTCCTCGTCGCCGCGCAGTCGCTCGGGGAGGTCGCTTCGGCAGACGATGTGCGAGAGCTCGTACTCGGTGTGCGCGACCGCCTCGGTTCCGAGGCTGCCGTGGTCGCCCTCGGCGCCGTGGTCGGCGGTCGGCCGGTCGTCGTCGTCGCGACGAACGACGCCGCCCGCACCGCGGGTGCCAAGGCCGGTGTGCTCGCCAAGCGCGCAGCGGGTGTGCTCGGTGGCGGAGGCGGCGGTCGCGACGACGTCGCGCAGGGCGGCGGGGCGGATGCTTCGGCGCTCCCGGCTGCTCTGGAGTCCGTCTCCCAGGAGCTGCACGCCGCGTGA